One window of candidate division KSB1 bacterium genomic DNA carries:
- a CDS encoding BamA/TamA family outer membrane protein, translating into MSRIFSFLMIYLLITGSGVLAQNSGSESEETNQKENNSEQETAQPEKINQEQANEYPDPNLIPYRTKKSALVHVLSLPAKIWHLAWTPLGATVIWVEQSRIQEKAINFFLNDDQTAGFFPLVSFGGNTGAGGGLMVFDNNLFNKRKRIKASFLYSSSSNNITEIAYADSSLFGSSFYFDITGSYFNDSDENLYISDSVSLENLRDSSIGANKSTADDETSYATQEGGVIANLSYVFSQKVGLGIVSSFRRVDIDSSHDEIEGALFPRNIPGKGETSLFSVGGTLTFNLAKGWPRTLSGTLLRLSYTYNREINGRRFEYNRFRAELNQFIPIPFLAKNRRLGIRGVFEKIDRIGTKQVPFYELSLLGDAANLRGFDQNRFRGRGLLFFNFEYRYPIWDTWDAVLFFDEGQVYDDLSEIALNEFHTAVGTGIRFMSRTGFLMRFEVARSSEQWRALFQIIPNF; encoded by the coding sequence ATGAGTAGAATATTTTCGTTTCTAATGATCTATCTTTTAATTACCGGCTCTGGTGTCCTGGCACAGAATTCCGGTTCTGAATCAGAAGAAACCAATCAGAAGGAGAATAATTCTGAGCAGGAAACGGCCCAACCTGAAAAAATAAATCAAGAACAAGCTAACGAGTACCCCGATCCGAACTTAATTCCCTACCGGACTAAAAAAAGCGCTTTGGTGCATGTCCTGTCCCTACCCGCAAAAATATGGCATCTGGCCTGGACACCCTTGGGTGCTACCGTCATTTGGGTGGAACAGAGCCGCATTCAGGAAAAAGCGATCAATTTTTTTTTGAACGACGATCAGACGGCTGGTTTTTTTCCATTAGTCAGTTTTGGGGGGAACACCGGTGCTGGCGGCGGCCTGATGGTTTTTGACAACAATTTGTTTAATAAAAGAAAAAGAATTAAAGCCAGTTTTCTATACAGCTCGTCAAGTAACAACATAACCGAAATTGCTTATGCCGATTCATCGCTGTTTGGCAGCTCTTTTTATTTCGATATTACCGGGTCTTATTTTAATGATTCGGACGAGAATCTTTACATTAGTGATTCGGTAAGTCTGGAGAATTTGCGTGATTCGTCAATTGGGGCGAACAAATCCACGGCCGACGATGAAACCAGCTACGCGACCCAGGAAGGTGGCGTCATCGCAAATCTATCGTACGTTTTTAGTCAGAAAGTAGGCTTAGGGATTGTATCAAGCTTCCGGAGAGTAGATATCGACAGCTCTCATGATGAAATTGAAGGCGCTCTTTTTCCGAGAAATATTCCCGGCAAGGGTGAGACCAGTTTATTCTCGGTGGGTGGGACATTAACGTTTAACCTTGCCAAAGGTTGGCCGCGAACTCTTTCAGGAACGCTGTTACGGCTGAGTTATACATATAATCGGGAAATAAATGGCAGGCGGTTTGAATACAATCGGTTTAGGGCAGAACTGAATCAATTTATTCCCATTCCATTTTTAGCTAAGAATCGCCGGCTTGGTATTCGCGGCGTTTTTGAAAAAATCGACAGGATTGGCACAAAGCAAGTTCCCTTTTATGAACTCAGTTTGCTCGGCGACGCAGCTAATTTGAGAGGGTTCGATCAGAATAGGTTTCGAGGCCGGGGTTTGCTCTTTTTTAATTTTGAGTACCGCTACCCGATTTGGGACACCTGGGATGCTGTGCTCTTTTTTGATGAAGGCCAGGTTTATGACGATTTAAGCGAAATTGCTTTAAATGAATTTCATACCGCAGTCGGTACCGGAATTCGATTTATGTCAAGAACAGGGTTTCTAATGCGCTTTGAAGTAGCACGAAGCAGCGAGCAGTGGCGGGCATTATTTCAAATAATTCCGAATTTTTAA